Part of the Geobacter pickeringii genome, ACACAGCGTAACAAAATATTTTATCGCCACTCTAGAGATTAATACAAACAAACTTGATATTCGTCATCTCCTCCATGGCATAACGAACCCCCTCACGGCCCAACCCGCTCTGCTTGTTGCCCCCGTAAGGCATATGGTCTACCCGGAACGTGGGGATATCGTTAATGATCACCCCACCCACATCGAGTCGTTTAACCGCCTGAAACGCTTTGTTGATATCACGGGTATAGACGCCCGCCTGAAGGCCGTACACCGAATCATCGGCCAAGTCCAGAGCATCCTCGAACGAATCGAAGGGCAACACCGAAACGATTGGCGCAAACACTTCGGAACAGACGACCTTCATCTCCGGTGTCACTCCGCTCAGTATCGTCGGTTCCAGACAATTGCCGACGACGCCCCCCCCGGCCTCGACCTTCGCCCCGAGCTCCCTTGCCTCACCGATCCACGCTACGGCACGCTCAAGCTCTGCTCGCGAAATCATGGGACCGATATCCGACTCCCGATCCATGGGATCGCCAACTTTGAGTTTCTTCGTTGCGGCGACGAAGTTGTCCAGAAATTCGCTATAGCGCCGCCTATGAACAAATATCCGCTGCACGGAGATGCAAACCTGCCCCGAATTGGCAAAACTGCCGACCACACAGCGCGACACGGCAGCATCCAGATCCCCATCCTCGTCAACGATTGTCGGCGAGTTCGAGCCCAGTTCCAGGGTAACCCGCTTGAGCCCACTGCGGGCCTTGATCTCCACCCCCACGGGAGGACTCCCGGTAAAGGTGATCATCGCAAGGCGGTCGTCTTCCACAAGCCGATTTCCGACCGTCTTGCCGCTCCCGACAACAAGGTTGAAGACACCAGGGGGGAGCCCCGCTTCCATCAGCAGTTCCGCAAGCTTGATCGAGGTGAGCGGAGTCTTCGTGGCCGGCTTCAAGACAAGTGCATTCCCTGCCGCAATGGCGGGTGCGACCTTATGGGCCACCAGGTTCAGGGGGAAGTTGAAGGGGGTGATTGCGCCGATCACGCCAATGGGTGTCCGCACATAAAACCCGAACCTTCCAGCAGAGACGGGCGAAGCATCCATCGGGACAAGTTCGCCATGCTCGTTGCGAGCCTCAAGAGAGGCAAAACGGAACGTCTCGGCGCTCCGGTCGGCTTCAGCGAGAGCGTATT contains:
- a CDS encoding aldehyde dehydrogenase family protein; this encodes MAKRYRVLIGGEWVGDSRPEIKVTNPYDDSVVGVVPEAGGEDVEAAIGAAQEGFRAISSTPAYRRSEILAKASDLILRDREEIAEIIAREAGKTWKYALAEADRSAETFRFASLEARNEHGELVPMDASPVSAGRFGFYVRTPIGVIGAITPFNFPLNLVAHKVAPAIAAGNALVLKPATKTPLTSIKLAELLMEAGLPPGVFNLVVGSGKTVGNRLVEDDRLAMITFTGSPPVGVEIKARSGLKRVTLELGSNSPTIVDEDGDLDAAVSRCVVGSFANSGQVCISVQRIFVHRRRYSEFLDNFVAATKKLKVGDPMDRESDIGPMISRAELERAVAWIGEARELGAKVEAGGGVVGNCLEPTILSGVTPEMKVVCSEVFAPIVSVLPFDSFEDALDLADDSVYGLQAGVYTRDINKAFQAVKRLDVGGVIINDIPTFRVDHMPYGGNKQSGLGREGVRYAMEEMTNIKFVCINL